A part of Astyanax mexicanus isolate ESR-SI-001 chromosome 2, AstMex3_surface, whole genome shotgun sequence genomic DNA contains:
- the LOC103022920 gene encoding synaptopodin 2-like protein, whose amino-acid sequence MEQEHDPIRRGVSWSGPGATTLTTLGRAELQETHEEVISCGESEDRTSPHGWEKEKHSWVKVKPALTSGSSRLGRKTNLSRSASLSEKELKEARTRSQIIAAQLTISSNPNSRGVQLFNRRRQRVNAFTLVSVGGGGNNESRNEPYSPASSTLTWDRDHSPDNQFKDSQNHRRSQTQVLQGRDMEAGEVERELADVEDSAGDRHFLPVNEKDEEILEEAKDEVTSLGDSTTAVLDQDEREELELKAEAFKDMPNGCHSAQPNGDASKPMAKQPTIVNRTARPFFSPATVTMASSGSPAPDIPPALSYSTPPLTSNQVPLSSAYSDPQPPTRVDPPFPVLSRPAFSPPPPAPSYPTPPLPTYMSPPQSIHSNPPPSTMSVTSPPPTPTYYAPPTAPRPLFVPQFLSERRSLTPIRTGILDEGVVRRSTRKSMFTFQEKPKLAPNPELLSLVQGTDQMRRGRGQPEPQQPEEELLALGAEASNFLAKDGGGVEEALVPEWASTLKSSRTRSRMEHKPEQALTDASGKGAELFAKRQTRMEKYVHEHKAGPRSPSPTSSLPPSWVYPSNMPGRVKAIVSSSNISAEITKSLKVKQATQKKNVPAKIQVSIPPPVPETPALENGCSRVEMELSRHQPYQLSSSLFILNPTKDPMSTLPKAAPPPKPVLAGSSFPRQTSLPASPITTQYSPSAAYISAHCFSPTMMPPGSMSSGLQSTPVSGLAPERVASPRSAAQAPKPTFSAKKAGIAPQVKEELPTAAPSSRSSTPTPWTPNLSRRLSSPEGPSSPVWSPTSHRSTLVTSPPPRPIHNRVTSSPSPSSSSPRPFYDPVTFSPTPKSIKNPITSPTTPRAFQNTNPVPPFSRPVNNRTATSPVSPPWETRCQSPISPQDTKANHRLLAKNIINAAKRKNSPSPGALSGHSLPMSPVSSSILPFEHKPVSPFQSRSLGAQSPTFTSPPPTPTGMVRSPLRLYNTRSLTDSDASLESEDSGVRSSGVRSYNTCPRGWTGSLRVKRGGMSEDL is encoded by the exons ACCTCAGCCGAAGTGCCAGTCTCTCAGAGAAGGAGCTGAAGGAAGCACGAACACGAAGTCAGATCATTGCTGCACAGCTGACCATTTCGTCCAACCCCAACTCCAGAGGCGTCCAGCTTTTTAATCGACGGAGACAGAGGGTGAATGCCTTCACATTAGTGAGTGTAGGAGGAGGAGGCAACAACGAGTCCAGGAATGAACCGTACTCTCCTGCTTCAAGCACATTGACATGGGACAGAGACCACTCGCCTGACAACCAGTTCAAAGACTCACAGAATCACAGACGCAGTCAAACGCAAGTCCTGCAGGGACGTGACATGGAAGCAGGGGAGGTAGAGCGTGAGCTGGCAGATGTGGAGGACAGTGCAGGAGACAGACACTTTCTCCCTGTAAATGAGAAGGATGAGGAGATACTTGAAGAAGCAAAGGATGAGGTTACCTCTCTTGGCGACAGTACCACTGCAGTTCTTGATCAAGATGAACGAGAGGAACTGGAATTAAAAGCAGAGGCTTTTAAAGACATGCCGAACGGCTGCCACAGCGCACAACCCAATGGAGATGCATCCAAGCCAATGGCAAAGCAGCCAACCATCGTGAACAGGACAGCTCGACCCTTTTTCTCTCCAGCCACGGTGACCATGGCTAGTTCTGGGAGTCCTGCTCCAGACATCCCTCCAGCACTCTCCTACTCAACTCCTCCACTTACCTCTAACCAGGTACCACTCAGCAGTGCATATTCTGACCCACAACCACCAACCCGTGTCGATCCACCTTTCCCAGTGTTATCCAGACCAGCGTTCTCCCCTCCACCTCCTGCACCTTCGTACCCAACCCCTCCGCTTCCCACCTACATGAGCCCACCTCAGTCTATCCATTCAAACCCACCACCCTCCACCATGTCTGTCACATCACCTCCTCCCACCCCCACCTACTACGCTCCCCCGACTGCACCTCGGCCATTGTTTGTCCCTCAGTTCTTGAGCGAGAGAAGGTCGCTGACTCCCATTCGTACGGGAATTCTGGATGAAGGCGTTGTGCGGAGGTCCACGCGCAAGTCCATGTTCACGTTTCAGGAGAAGCCCAAGTTAGCTCCAAACCCTGAGCTTCTGTCACTGGTCCAGGGGACAGATCAGATGAGAAGAGGGAGGGGACAACCAGAGCCACAACAGCCAGAAGAGGAGCTGCTTGCCCTTGGTGCAGAGGCCTCCAATTTCCTAGCCAAAGATGGGGGCGGAGTGGAGGAGGCCTTGGTGCCAGAGTGGGCCTCCACACTCAAAAGCTCAAGGACTCGCAGCAGGATGGAGCACAAGCCAGAGCAAGCCCTGACTGATGCATCTGGTAAGGGAGCAGAGCTTTTTGCCAAGCGTCAGACCAGGATGGAGAAGTATGTCCATGAACACAAAGCCGGTCCGAGGTCTCCTTCTCCGACTTCATCCCTGCCTCCTTCTTGGGTGTATCCATCAAACATGCCGGGTCGAGTCAAGGCTATCGTCAGCTCTTCCAATATCAGTGCAGAGATTACGAAATCTCTCAAAGTCAAGCAGGCCACGCAGAAGAAGAATGTTCCAGCAAAGATACAAGTATCTATTCCACCTCCAGTGCCAGAAACCCCAGCTTTGGAGAATGGCTGCAGCAGAGTGGAAATGGAACTGTCTAGGCACCAACCGTACCAGCTCAGTTCCTCCTTGTTCATCCTTAACCCAACCAAGGACCCCATGAGCACCCTTCCAAAAGCAGCACCACCACCAAAACCTGTACTGGCTGGATCCTCCTTCCCCAGACAGACCTCTCTCCCAGCAAGCCCCATCACCACCCAGTACAGTCCCTCAGCTGCCTACATATCTGCCCATTGCTTCTCACCCACCATGATGCCTCCAGGGTCCATGAGCAGTGGCCTCCAGTCAACTCCTGTGTCAGGTTTAGCGCCAGAACGTGTGGCTTCACCGAGGTCGGCTGCACAGGCACCCAAGCCAACCTTCTCTGCCAAGAAAGCTGGAATTGCCCCACAG GTTAAGGAAGAGTTACCAACTGCAGCTCCATCCAGCCGCTCAAGCACTCCAACGCCCTGGACGCCCAACCTTTCACGCCGCCTCAGCAGCCCTGAGGGCCCCTCGAGTCCAGTTTGGTCCCCCACCAGCCATCGCAGCACTTTGGTCACCTCCCCACCCCCTAGACCCATCCATAACCGAGTGACATCCTCCCCATCCCCTTCTTCATCATCCCCAAGACCCTTCTATGATCCGGTTACCTTCTCACCAACCCCAAAGTCAATCAAAAACCCCATCACCTCCCCTACAACCCCAAGAGCATTCCAAAACACCAACCCAGTCCCACCATTCTCCAGGCCTGTCAACAACCGCACTGCCACGTCTCCAGTGTCTCCACCCTGGGAGACAAGGTGCCAATCCCCCATCAGCCCCCAGGACACCAAGGCCAATCACCGCCTCCTGGCCAAGAACATCATCAATGCAGCCAAGCGGAAAAACAGCCCCTCACCTGGGGCTCTAAGTGGACACAGTCTTCCTATGTCACCTGTAAGCAGCAGCATCCTGCCCTTCGAACACAAACCTGTGAGTCCATTTCAGTCTCGCTCACTGGGGGCCCAGTCCCCAACCTTCACCAGCCCCCCGCCTACTCCTACAGGCATGGTGCGGTCCCCCCTGCGACTCTACAACACCCGGTCGCTCACCGATTCTGATGCCTCGCTGGAATCCGAGGATTCGGGTGTGCGTTCATCTGGGGTGCGCAGCTACAACACCTGCCCACGTGGCTGGACTGGGAGTCTGAGAGTGAAAAGAGGAGGAATGTCCGAAGACCTGTAG